GGAGGGTGGTAGCCTCACGGTCCTCGCGACCGCGTTGATCGAAACGGAGAGCCGGATGGACGACGTGATTTTCGAAGAGTTCAAGGGCACGGGCAACATGGAAGTCCGCTTGGATCGCGAGCTTGCAGAGCGTCGCGTTTTTCCGGCGATTCACATTCCTCAGAGCGGTACCCGCAACGATGACCGTCTCTATCACCCCGACGAGTTCGTCAAAGTCCTGGACATCCGCCGGCAGCTTGCCCAATTGCCCGTGGGGGATGCCATTGAGACGCTGCTGAAGAACCTCCGCGCGACCAAGTCCAACGCAGAATTGCTGCTTCGGGGCTTGCGTTGATGGAGTTTGCGTGACATAGCATTCACGATGCATTCAGCAGCGGGCACGGCGCTCCATGAAGATGCCGTGAAGAACTTGCTCGTGCCGAGAATCTGCTTGTCAAAGCGGGGGTGCGCGGGAAAGTTCGACCCATGGAAACCCACCGGATTCTAGCCGCCGCGGTCGCCACAATTGCCCTCAGTCCTGCGGCAAACGCGGACGTTGCGATGGCACTTTCGGCGAATCGTACGTATACTCAAACAAATGCTTTCAACCTCAATTTCGAGGGTGGGGAGCTTGATCTTCTTTTTGTCGATGGTGCCTACGCCATCGATGCCATTTGCCCTCGAAATGGCTCCGCTGTTTTCTACAATCCGACTGAAATCCCCCCTTGCCAGATTGGTGCGACCGGGTTCGTGACTTCAGGTGACTTGAATGGAGACGGTGTCCGCGATGACAGCTCCTATTGGTCGATCACGGAGATTCAGGGGGCCCAGGCGGTGGAGCCCTCGCGGCCTGAGCTGGTGCAGCTTTACGCAGCGCCGCCATCGAAGCTTCCGCGCCCGTTGGATGCTTTCCGCGACGAGACCACGGTGGTGTTCTACAACATTCGCACTCCCAATGTTTCGCAGTTCGACCTGACGCAGTACCACATGGAGCGTATCTACGGTCCGGGTACCGGCGATCTCCGCCGCATGAACGAGGAAATCGTGACGGGTCAGTATGTCTTCACTTTCCCGCGTATCACCATGCCGGACCAAAATCCGGTGGCTTATGCGGTGACGATCACTCCCTCCCTCAATGCCTTGGATCCTTCCAACCGCACTCAGGCAGGTTTCCGTTTCACCACGGGCTCTTGGAACAACGAGTACTATCAGATGGATCCCCGTCTGATCAATCGGATCCGCTGGACCGGCAATGACCGCACCATCGTGCGCGCCGGAGACCAGATGTATTTCTCGATCTTGGATTCCGCCGAAGACGCGATCGTGTTCCCACCTACCGTTCCGGAAAACCCGGTGCGTTTGGCAAACCCGACGGTTCAGGCCTACAACATGCCCCCGTTCTTCTTCGTGGTGGGTGATGAAGGGGTGATGAACCTGGAATACAATCGCTTCCTCCGGAGCAGCGGCGTGAGCTTTGATGGCTCGGATCGCGACTTCCGTGCCAAGGTGCTCTTCGTGGATACCTATGGCGGTTACTCCCAGACGGCGCTTCCAGCCGGGACTTCCAAGCGGGATCGCTCGCCCACTGGCGATGCAGACCACGATGGGATGACCAACGCGGAGGAATACGGGTTCCAGCAGCTCACCAACGAGCACATCAACGCTTCGGCCAAGGCTCAATACGCAGGCACTGGCACCTACCACAGCTTGGTTTCGACGGTTCCGGAGCCGATTTCCGATCCGACCCGCAAGCCCGACGGCCCGGTTGGCCCGAGGCTGGAGGAGAACTTCATCGTGATGGATGTGCCGATCCGTCCGCGCACCGGCAACACGGTCAAATACGAGTTCCAATTGTGGGTTGATGGCAAGAAGCCGGGCAAGAAGAAGTCCAGCAAGCTCAACATGAACGACTACGATCTCGATCTTGTTACCGAGACCCAAACTAACACCTACACTGTTCAATACTACACGATTGACCCGCTCACGCTCCAGCGTGTTTACGGTCAGGCCGATGTTTCGGTGGATGTCGAGGTGCAGAAGTACGTGCTGCGCAGCAAGGAACCGGTGCTCGATCCGTTGGCCGAACTTCCTGACATCCGGGTCAAGGTGAACCCGGGCACTCTGAAGTGAGTCGCGGGCATCTTCCGTGATGCGGGATTTTGAATTCGACAAAGGCTCCGGAGTCCGCAATCAGGGCTCCGGAGCCTTTCGTCATGCCTGAATCAGGGCTCCCCCCAGGGTCATGTCATCGCTTCCTTTGGTCAACGACACGCAAGGTCTCGTATCGTTGCTTTCGCGCCCTTCTTCCGATGCCGTCTGTGCCATCGATACGGAGGCCGATAGCTTGCATCGCTATCGGGAGTCGCTGTGCTTGGTGCAGTACTCCTGTGGCGGCGAGAATGTCCTCATCGACCCGCTTTCCATCGAGGATTTGAGCCCGCTCGGGGATTTCCTCGCCAGTCGGGTGGTCTGGATGCATGGCGCGGATTACGACATGACCATGCTCCGCCGCAGTTTCTCGAAGCTGCCTTCGGTGGTGTATGACACCCAGATCGGAGCGCGGCTTCTGGGCGTCCGGCGCTTTGGTTTGGCGGATCTGGTGGAGCTTTATTTCGGCGTTACCCTGTCGAAATCCTCCCAGAAGGCGGATTGGGGCAAGCGCCCGCTTTCCGCCAAAATGATGGAGTATGCGCTCAATGACGTGTGCTATCTCCTGCCGATGGGCGAGAAAATCACGGATCTCCTGAAGGAAAAGGGGCGCTTCGAGTGGTTCGTCGAGAGCTGCGAGGCCGCCCGCCTGAAGGTCTTGGAGCGCGATGAGACTCGTGGCGAGCCTTGGCGGATCCAAGGGTCCGGCCGTTTGGATCGCTCCGGCCTGAATTTCCTGAAATCCCTCTGGGAGTGGCGGGATGCCGAGGCCTCTTCCTGGGACCGTCCGTCCTTCATGGTGGTGACGAACCGCCAGCTCATTGATTGGAGCCAGGCGCTCGCTGGCGGGAAGAAGATCGAAATCCCTCCTCACTATCGTCCGGAGCGTCGCAAGCGCCTTACAGAGGTGCTGGACGCCGCGCGTTCGCGCAATGCGGACGAATGGCCGGAGAAGCCCCGTGGCCTGCGCCGCCGCCGTGATTCCGATTTCGATGCCCGGGTGGCACGCTTGATCTCGGCGCGGGACGCCAAGGCGGCAGAATTGGACATCGATTCCTCGCTGATTGCGCCCCGTTCGATCATCGAATCCATTGCGGATGGAGAGGTTCAGCCAGCTGATGTTTTGCTCAAGTGGCAGTTGTCATGCCTCTCGTTAGACGGGGTCTAAAAGTGTGACTTCTAAGTTCCTGTGAATCAGCCGGTTAATCGGCGGTTTTCAGGGTGGAAAATATGCCGGTTTTTTAACAATCGGCCTTGTCTCCGGGGCATGCATTTCAGACCCTCCCGGGGTCCATGTCTGAAGAGCACCAAGAGCCTGAAAAGGCTGATACGAACGTCAGCGGAGAGCAGGCGTACGACGCCGCGCAAATCGACAAACTTGAAGGTCTGGAAGCCGTCCGCAAGCGGCCCGGCATGTACATCGGCGACCCCGACGAGCGTGGCCTTCACCACTGCGTGTTCGAGGTGCTGGACAACTCGATCGACGAGCATCTGGCCGGCTATTGTGACCGGATCAAGGTGTCGATCCACGTCGATGGCTCTATTTCCGTGGCGGACAATGGTCGTGGTATCCCGGTGGACATTCACCCGAAGTTCGGGATTCCCGCAGTCGAGCTGGTGCTCACGAATCTCCACGCGGGCGGCAAGTTCGGGCAAGGGGCCTACAAATACTCCGGTGGTCTGCACGGGGTCGGTGCGAAGTGCGTGAACGCGCTCTCCGATTGGTTCAAGGCCGAGGTCTACCGGAATGGCAAGGTCCACGCGATCTCCTTCGAGCGCGGCCGCACAACCCAGCCGCTCCACGTGGTGGGGGAGGTGGACCAGAGGCGCACCGGCACCACGATCACCTTCTTCCCGGATGCCACGATTTTCGTCGATACGATCGAGTTCAAGTTCGACCGTCTCTCGACCCGCCTCAAGGAGCTGGCTTTCCTTAATCCTGGCCTGACGATCGATCTTGAGGACGAGCGGCCGGAATCCGCGCGGAAAACCTCGTTCTTCTATGCCAAGGGCATCGTGGAGTTCGTCACCGAGCTCGGTAGCACCAAGACCTTGGTTCACGATGATCCGGTCGTGCTCACCGGCAAGCGTCAGATCGAGATCGATTACGATGGCAAGCAGTCGCAGGAGGATGTCTTCGCGGATGTCGTTTTCCAATATAACGACTCCTACAACGACCAGATCCTCTGCTTCGCGAACTCCATCCCGAACGCTGACGGCGGCACCCACCTTACCGGTTTCCGCACTGCGCTGACCCGGGGCATCAACCAGTACGCCAAGGCGAACAAGATTCTCAAGGAGAAGGACAACGCCTTGACCGGCGATGACGTCCGTGAAGGTCTGGTTTGTGTGATCTCGGTCAAGATGCCGAGCCCGCGCTTCTCCTCTCAAACCAAGGGCAAGCTGGTGAATTCCGAGATCGAGGGGGTCGTTTCCTCGATCGTTTATGAAGGTCTCGTCCAGTTCTTCGAAGAGAATCCGGCGATCGCGAAGCGCATCATCGAGAAATCGTTGAATGCCGCCCGTGCCCGCGAAGCCGCCCGCAAGGCTCGCGAGACGGTCCGGAAGTCTGCTCTTTCCGGCGGCGGTCTGCCGGGCAAGCTGGCGGATTGCTCCGAGCGGGATCCAGCGAAGTCCGAACTCTACATTGTCGAAGGTGACTCCGCAGGTGGCTCTGCCAAGCAGGGCCGCGACCGCCGTACCCAGGCAATCCTCCCGCTGCGCGGCAAGCTGCTGAATGTGGAGAAAGCCCGCCTGCACCGCGCCCTGCAGAACAAGGAAATCCAGAACCTGATCACAGCCATCGGTGCAGGCATCGGTGATGGCGAGCAGGACGGTTCCTTCACCATCGAAAAAGTCCGCTACCACAAGGTCGTGATCATGACCGATGCCGACGTGGACGGCTCCCACATCCGTACGCTTCTGCTGACCTTCTTCTGCCGTCATATGCCGGAACTGGTGAAGCGCGGCTATCTCTACATCGCCCAGCCGCCGCTCTATTTGGTCACTCGCAAGAAGCGCTCGGAGTACGTGCAGGACAATGACCAGCTCAACAAGATCCTCATTGATCTTGGCGCCAGCGAAGTCGAGCTGCGCACCCATGACCAATCCCGCAGCTTCTCTGCGGATGAGTTGAAGGTGATCCTGGAGAATCTCTCGTCGCTGTCCCGCTACTCGAATTCGATCGAAGGCAACGGCGGCAACTTCAAGAACTACCTCGCAGCCCGCAGCAACGGTCATCTTCCCGAGTATATGGTCCGCGTGCGTATCGGGAATGACGAGAATATCCTCTACTTCTCTGATGAGGAATCACTGCGGGCCTACTCTTCCGAGAACCGGGATCTCCGCTTGTTCGACGAGCAGCTCAGCAGCGAAGAAATGGCCGCGCATACCGGACCTTCACGTCGTGCCAACTTGCACGAACTGCACGAGTCCCATGCCATCGCGAAGATCTTCTCGCGCCTTAATGAGAGCGGGATCGATACGACCCATTTCTTCGACGAGGACAAGCCGCTCTTCGAACTTCTCGAAGGGGATGGCGAGAAGCAGAAATCTCATCCGGTCTTCTCGCTCCCCGAGGTGCTGGTCCGTGTCCTCGAGATCGCCAGCCGCGGCGTCCAGATCAAGCGATTCAAGGGTCTCGGCGAAATGAACGCCAAACAGCTCTTCGAAACGACGATGGATCCGGACAAGCGCCAGTTCCTCCGAGTCCGCCTCGATGAGGACAATGCGGTTGAAGCCGACAAGATGTTCGACGTCCTGATGGGCGATATCGTTGAGCCCCGGAAGCGCTTCATCGAAGACAACGCGCTGAACGTCCGCAACCTCGACGTCTGATCTTCCCGGACGTTCTTCTGATTTTCACTGACCTCTGATCCCCGATCACCGGCCGACCCCGACCCCATGTCTCAGGAATCCATCAAGCCCATCAACGTAGCCGAGGAACTCTCGAACTCCTTCCTGGAGTATTCGATGTCCGTGATCATTTCGCGGGCGCTTCCCGACGTCCGTGACGGCCTCAAGCCTTCCCAGCGGCGCGTGCTTTACGCGATGCGCCAGCTTGGAGTGACCCCGGGCAAAGCCCACGTGAAGTGCGCCAAGATCGTCGGTGAGACGATGGGTAACTTCCACCCGCACGGTGACCAATCGATCTACACGACGCTCGTGAACATGGGCCAGCCGTGGTCGATGCGCGAGATGCTGGTCGACGGCCAGGGTAACTTCGGCTCGGTCGAAGGTGATGCGGCGGCGTCCATGCGTTATACCGAGGCCCGGCTTCATCCGCTCGGCATGGCGATGATGGAAGACCTCGACAAAGACACGGTCGACTTCCAGCCGAACTACGACGGTTCGCAGGATGAGCCTTCGGTTCTGCCCTCCGCGTTCCCGAACTTCCTCGTGAACGGCGGCACCGGCATCGCCGTCGGGATGGCCACGAACCTGGCACCGCATAACCTCGGCGAGGTGATCGACGGGATTTGCGCGCAGATCGACAATCCCGAGATCACGCTGCCGGAGCTGATGCAGTATATCAAGGGGCCGGACTTCCCGGTTTCCTGTGAAATCCGTGGGATCCGCGGGATCGAAGAGTACTTCCGCACCGGCCGCGGCTCCATGCGCCTCCGGGGCAAAGTGGAGATCGAGGAAAATGAGAACGGCAAGTCGTTCATCGTCATTCGCGAGGTCCCGTACGGCGTTAATCGCGCCGTGCTTCAAGAGCGCATCGCGGAGCTGGTGAACGAGAAGACCCTCACCGGTATCTCCGGCATGCGTGACCTCTCCGATGAGGAGACCCGGATCGAGATCGAGCTGAAGCGCGATGCCCGCCCGCAGGTGGTGGTCGCCCAACTCTTCAAGCTTACCGCGCTGGAGACCTCCTTCAGCGTGAACATGCTGGCGATTCACAAGAACCGCCCTAAGCAGCTTTCCCTCAAGGAGGCGATTGACGCCTATATCGAGCACCGCCGCGAGGTGGTGATCCGCCGCACCCGCTACCTTTTGGGCAAGGCCGAAGAGCGTGCGGAATTGCTGGAAGCCTTCCTGCTGGCCCTCGGTCACCTCGATGACTTCATCAAGATCATCCGCGACTCGAAGAATCGCGATGAAGCACGCGAGCGGCTTGCCGCCTACAGCTTCACGACCGCGACTGCGGAGGGTCTCGGCATCTTGATTCGTTCTCAAGCCGCGGTGCAGGGGGATCGCTATGTCTTCAGCGAGCGCCAGGTGAATGCGATCCTGGAGCTGCGCCTCTATCAGCTCACCGGTCTGGAGCGTGACAAGGTGAAGGGCGAGTACGACGAGGTCCTGGAGACCATCAAGGACCTGCTCGATATCCTTGCCCGCGAGGAACGCGTGCTGAACATCATCAAGGACGAGCTGCGCGTCATCCGCGAGAAGCACGCGACGCCACGGAAGTGCCCGATCCTTGCGGAAGCGGGCGAGATCGCCATGGAAGAACTCATCGCCAACGACGCGATGATCGTGACCCTTTCCCACCGCGGCTATATCAAGCGCACTCCTGCCAGCGAATACCGCCTACAGGGACGTGGCGGCAAGGGCCTCAAGGGCATGGAGACGAAGGCCACCGGCAAGGACGAGGCGGACGACTTCATCGAGCACCTCTTCAGTGTCCAGGCGCACGATTACCTCCTGTTCTTCACGAACACCGGTCGGGTTTACGTCCAGCGAGTCTACGACCTGCCGGAAGGTTCCCGCACCTCCACGGGTCGCAGCATCAAAAATGTGCTCGATCTCAAGCCGGAGGAGAAGATTGCCGCGCTCCTGCGCCTCGAGCGTGCCACGGACGACAATGGCAACGACATCACCTTCCGTGAGGACGCCGGCTATGTGTTCTTTGCGACCCGCAGCGGCAAGGTGAAGAAGACGGCACTCAATGACTTCCGCAACTACCGCAAGGCCGGTCTCACCGCTATCATCCTTGAGGAGAACAACGAGCTCATCGGCGTGCGCCTCACTTCCGGTTCGGACGAGATCGTGCTGGTGACCCATGAGGGGATGAGCTTGCGCTTCCACGAGGACGATACCCGCTCCATGGGGCGGGCCTCGGCGGGCGTGATGGGTATCCGTCCTGTGGAGAACGACTTCGTGGTGGGCCTTGCCTTGGTGACCGAAGGGTCTACCTTGCTGGTGGCTTCCGAGAACGGCTTGGGCAAGCGCACCTCATTCGAGGAGTACCGCAAGCAATCCCGCGGCGGTAAGGGCATCATCACCATGAAGGTCACGGAGAAGACCGGCCCGGTCGTCGGTGCCGTCACCGTGACCGATGCGGATGAGCTCATGCTCATGACCTCGACCGGCCAGAGCATCCGCATTCGGGTGAACGAGATTCGCGAGACGGGCCGCAATGCTCAAGGCGTGAAGCTCCTGACCCTGAAGGAAGGCGAGAAGCTTCAGGATATTTCCCTGGTCATCCCGGATGGCGAAGACTCCCCCGGTGAGGGCGGTGAAGGTGCTGTTGGCGAGGCGGAGGAGGGCGGAGACGCTGCTTCCGAAAGCCCGGCCGATAGCGGCGAGTAAAGATCACGGATGAGCGTCATGAAGATCGCAGTCATTGCTGCGATCTTCATGGCTCCGCTCTTTTCAGCGGCGGAGCGGCCGAATGTGCTGTTCATCGCGGTCGATGACCTGAGGCCATGGCTGGGCTGCTATGAGGGTCTAGAGGTATCGCCGAACATCGATCGCCTAGCCGCGAGCGGGCGGCTCTTCAACCGTCACTACGTCCTGTAGAACGGCCAAGGAAGGCGCGGGATGGGCATTTGAAGGATAGTTGAGAAATTTCCCCGGCAAAAACCGAGCCGCGGCGGATATATCTTCCCAGCCGTCCATCATGCATCATTCCCGGTATCGTCTCTTGTGGTTCGCTCTAGCCCTTGTGTTGATAGGAATCTGCTTTCGTGGCGTGGAGTCCAAGATCACAGGGCGGGCTCGCGATTCGAGCGGCAGCGCGCAGCGCGCGATCGTGCCTGCGGCAGGAGCCGGCGCGGGTTCAACGGGCCAGGATAAAGCGGGGCGATCACGCGAGTCGAAAGCTCTGGCCAAGCTCCGCTCGCTCTTGAAGGTGCGTGAAGGCGAACTGGCGATGATTCGAATTCCTGCGAGGTTGGAGGATGCGAGATCGGAAGATTCTTCTGTGGTGCCCCCCGGGGAGGTTGATCTGCCGACGATCTCCCACGTGGCGAACATTGAGCAATTTTGCAAGGACTTGGAAGCTGGGGTGAGCCAGGAAGATTTGATCGAAGGTGCGGTGAAAGCGGCGGAGGGATCCTTCGAATGGCGGTCGACCGACCTTGAAATCAAGGGTCAAGGCCTGGTTAATTCCAATGAGGAGACGACCTTGATGCTGAACCTCCGCCTCGGGAATACGGAGATGGTGACCACCTTCACGGCGAAGGTTGGCTCGATGTTC
This portion of the Luteolibacter luteus genome encodes:
- the gyrB gene encoding DNA topoisomerase (ATP-hydrolyzing) subunit B; protein product: MSEEHQEPEKADTNVSGEQAYDAAQIDKLEGLEAVRKRPGMYIGDPDERGLHHCVFEVLDNSIDEHLAGYCDRIKVSIHVDGSISVADNGRGIPVDIHPKFGIPAVELVLTNLHAGGKFGQGAYKYSGGLHGVGAKCVNALSDWFKAEVYRNGKVHAISFERGRTTQPLHVVGEVDQRRTGTTITFFPDATIFVDTIEFKFDRLSTRLKELAFLNPGLTIDLEDERPESARKTSFFYAKGIVEFVTELGSTKTLVHDDPVVLTGKRQIEIDYDGKQSQEDVFADVVFQYNDSYNDQILCFANSIPNADGGTHLTGFRTALTRGINQYAKANKILKEKDNALTGDDVREGLVCVISVKMPSPRFSSQTKGKLVNSEIEGVVSSIVYEGLVQFFEENPAIAKRIIEKSLNAARAREAARKARETVRKSALSGGGLPGKLADCSERDPAKSELYIVEGDSAGGSAKQGRDRRTQAILPLRGKLLNVEKARLHRALQNKEIQNLITAIGAGIGDGEQDGSFTIEKVRYHKVVIMTDADVDGSHIRTLLLTFFCRHMPELVKRGYLYIAQPPLYLVTRKKRSEYVQDNDQLNKILIDLGASEVELRTHDQSRSFSADELKVILENLSSLSRYSNSIEGNGGNFKNYLAARSNGHLPEYMVRVRIGNDENILYFSDEESLRAYSSENRDLRLFDEQLSSEEMAAHTGPSRRANLHELHESHAIAKIFSRLNESGIDTTHFFDEDKPLFELLEGDGEKQKSHPVFSLPEVLVRVLEIASRGVQIKRFKGLGEMNAKQLFETTMDPDKRQFLRVRLDEDNAVEADKMFDVLMGDIVEPRKRFIEDNALNVRNLDV
- the gyrA gene encoding DNA gyrase subunit A yields the protein MSQESIKPINVAEELSNSFLEYSMSVIISRALPDVRDGLKPSQRRVLYAMRQLGVTPGKAHVKCAKIVGETMGNFHPHGDQSIYTTLVNMGQPWSMREMLVDGQGNFGSVEGDAAASMRYTEARLHPLGMAMMEDLDKDTVDFQPNYDGSQDEPSVLPSAFPNFLVNGGTGIAVGMATNLAPHNLGEVIDGICAQIDNPEITLPELMQYIKGPDFPVSCEIRGIRGIEEYFRTGRGSMRLRGKVEIEENENGKSFIVIREVPYGVNRAVLQERIAELVNEKTLTGISGMRDLSDEETRIEIELKRDARPQVVVAQLFKLTALETSFSVNMLAIHKNRPKQLSLKEAIDAYIEHRREVVIRRTRYLLGKAEERAELLEAFLLALGHLDDFIKIIRDSKNRDEARERLAAYSFTTATAEGLGILIRSQAAVQGDRYVFSERQVNAILELRLYQLTGLERDKVKGEYDEVLETIKDLLDILAREERVLNIIKDELRVIREKHATPRKCPILAEAGEIAMEELIANDAMIVTLSHRGYIKRTPASEYRLQGRGGKGLKGMETKATGKDEADDFIEHLFSVQAHDYLLFFTNTGRVYVQRVYDLPEGSRTSTGRSIKNVLDLKPEEKIAALLRLERATDDNGNDITFREDAGYVFFATRSGKVKKTALNDFRNYRKAGLTAIILEENNELIGVRLTSGSDEIVLVTHEGMSLRFHEDDTRSMGRASAGVMGIRPVENDFVVGLALVTEGSTLLVASENGLGKRTSFEEYRKQSRGGKGIITMKVTEKTGPVVGAVTVTDADELMLMTSTGQSIRIRVNEIRETGRNAQGVKLLTLKEGEKLQDISLVIPDGEDSPGEGGEGAVGEAEEGGDAASESPADSGE
- a CDS encoding ribonuclease D, coding for MSSLPLVNDTQGLVSLLSRPSSDAVCAIDTEADSLHRYRESLCLVQYSCGGENVLIDPLSIEDLSPLGDFLASRVVWMHGADYDMTMLRRSFSKLPSVVYDTQIGARLLGVRRFGLADLVELYFGVTLSKSSQKADWGKRPLSAKMMEYALNDVCYLLPMGEKITDLLKEKGRFEWFVESCEAARLKVLERDETRGEPWRIQGSGRLDRSGLNFLKSLWEWRDAEASSWDRPSFMVVTNRQLIDWSQALAGGKKIEIPPHYRPERRKRLTEVLDAARSRNADEWPEKPRGLRRRRDSDFDARVARLISARDAKAAELDIDSSLIAPRSIIESIADGEVQPADVLLKWQLSCLSLDGV